The following DNA comes from Camelina sativa cultivar DH55 chromosome 14, Cs, whole genome shotgun sequence.
TGTACTTTTTCTCCGgatatataattacatttttggaatttagatattattttgatttcttgaaaagATTATTAGGGCATTGACTTAAAAAATCCCATAGCCATAGGTGACAGTTGCGTACGGACGTCACTTGTAGATTGTGTACTAAAATAGTTTGGGTTCGTTTCGGTTTTTAGCAAAGTTgtcttttttctcttgtttcctTGGTTAAAAGAGTTAGTTGAACCAATTCTATTGAAATAATTGTACTACTAGAAAATTAGCTCAATTCATTagtacaaaattacaaatagaGAACtacaatattttggtttgaaGTCGAGAGAGGGGTTTGGTAAAAAACAGAGTCGCTGTCTGAAGGACGTCCGAGTGTAAAGTTAAAAGACCTTCGTTTGCTTTGCGTCATAGAATACAAATTCCTTCTTATTATCCccatgtttcctttttcttaggGTTCTAAAATGATTACGCAAACTATACACTACATTACAATCATACATATGTACTTGTTAATTACTTTATATCGTAggttggtttcatgtttcagTATCGTTGTTGgaccccaaaacaaaaacaaaagaggacAAAGTAGAAGCAATAAATCAAAAATCTATATCACTCTTTGTTCTTTTACAAACATATTATTCTATATATCTAGAGAATCTATTGTGTACACATGAACAATTcaattatatagaaaaacttCCTACTAAgaagaacacacacaaaatgCCACAAGCAACATCCAATGATACACAGCTTAGCTGTAACTAAAAGAGACGAGCAAACTTTGAATCCATACCTTTATTttgggggagagagagaggaacgaCCATGGTGTCCTTGGTAAACAACAAATGCGTCTTTTGGGATCTTGTCAGCATCTACATCGTCTGATCCCATCAAGTAGACGAAGGATGACATTGTTGGCTTGCGCAATTGATTCAACAACAGAGAGAATTGCATCTTTATCGGTCCTATTGAAGAGTCCGGCACCAACAATGATTGCAGGGTTTTTGGCATTCTTGAGAGCCGAGCAAAATGGGTGACTTCCCTCAGCAATTTCCTTGAGAGTATCGGGACGAGTCCCCTGATGTTTGCAAATTATAGTTGAAATCTGAAGGGGGGCCAATGTATGCAACCTTAGCATTAGATGCACGGACTGTCTTGCGGATTCTAGCATTCACTATGGCAGGTTCAACCCTAGGGTGgtaattttagaaaagaatcAGGTAAATGTTACAGCTAAAAGCCAAAAATATGTAGCATTGACTCATATCAAGATTGTTAAATCTAAAACACAACAATCTAGTTTTAGACTCATAGTCACTGTTCCAAAGCATATTAATGCAGAACTAGTAAGCCTACAAAGAGATAATAGTAAGAAAATGACCTGGGTAccaataagaagaaagagatctGCATTCTCAAGTCCAGCAATGCTAGTGTTCATAAGATATCTGTATCTAAGATCAGCATCAACGCAAACAGCTGTTCCTTCACACCAGACGTTTTCTGAACCATTCCATTCTGTTCACAAAGTCCTTCAATACCATCATGGATTCTGCATCAGATGGTTGACCTGCAATTCCAATAATCTCATTTGGCTTCACTTGATGAATGATATCACCCACAACAGCGAAGGCATCACGCCAGCTCACTGCCTTGAATCGTCCATCCGCATCTCGAACCATAGGGTCGATCAGCCTTTGTCTTTTCAGGCCATCATAGCTGAATCGAGTTTTGTCAGAAATCCATTCTTCATTTATATCCTAGCAAAAGGAAAATCATGGGTTCAACGTGGTTCATAACAAACTACCTTTTTTCATGACAATGACCAAGTAAGTGGCATACCTCATTAAGGCGTCGAAGGATACGCATCACCTCATGTCCTCTACTATCAACACGGATGTTGACCCAACAGCATCAGTAACATCAATGGTCTCTGTTCCTTTCAATTCACAGCTTCTGGCTTTGAAAGCAAAGGGCTTCGACGTCAGAGCTCCAACAGGACAGATGTCTATGACATTTCCAGATAGTTCACCGGTCATAAGTTTCTCAACATATATTCCAATTTCTTCTCCACTACCACGACCAAGAATGCCAAGATCCTGAACCCCAGCAACTTCTGTGGCAAATCGTACACACCTGAAAAACACAATCATTAAATCCCATATGTATATATTCTTCCAGTTTTTGTTCTCAGagaaaaaatatactaaacGCTGAAGAGTTATCGAAGGGGCAGCTCAAGTCAAAATGAGCAACAAGATGCCAAAAACGAAAACATCTAGAGGAATCTCCAAAATCAAGTCATCACAATCATtatcgtcgtcatcatcatcatcatcatcatcatcatcatcatcatcatcatcatcatctacaaTTACTTGTAATCGTCAAAGAGCATTTTAATAAAGCATTAAGTCGCAAGTTTTTATACCAATCAATGATCACACCAATCCCTCAGCATTTCGAAtccaaattccataaaaatgaaatcttttaGTAAACTAACCGGGAAGTGCAGGCATGGCACACGACGCCATAGGTTTAGGAGACTTCTCAACCTCAACAAGATACATCCGACAGTTTCCAGCAATAGACAATCGCGAATGGTAACAAAACCTCGGGATATCAACTCCGGCGACCTCACACGCCTGAAGAACCGTGAAACCTTCAGGTACTTTAACCGGGAAGCCATCGACGAACACCTCGATCGCCTCATCAGGATTTCAGAAATGTACACGTGCCCCACCCACAGGCATCCTAGGAGGAAGAATCGGAGTCGGCTCAGAGTCAGGCTGGTACAGTATTTCTGTTGTTCCTATCTGGGGAGCGTGTTTTGAGAGAGACGATCGAATTATGGGCTATACATTGGGCCTATAGTATCGTAAAAGGAAGTTAAAAATGGGCCGAGGATACCCATATTCTCAAGCGGTGCTGGAagagagaaaccctaaaaacctaagTAGACTTCTGCTTCTATATAAAGCGAAAACCCTAACTCTTGTTTCTTCAACCAAAAAATCATCGGCGGCCttagaaagttttgttttttcttcctaGGATGATCTAGTTGCTGTGGTTGTTAGTGAATTAGGTGTTGTTTGTGTGTCTTTGAGGAAAGTGATGATATGAAATTGTCGCCCCAGTCTTAATCTGCATCCATTACGATGGAATGTAACGTGGTGATTGACTATTTTTTTCTGATTCTCGAACTTTTTAATCGCGTTTAAAGCTTTTCTGATGGATATGATGAGATGGCATTACTGTTTTGTGACACCCAGTCTGATCTGCTTCGGCGGAGTGAATGATTTGCCTTTATTCTCTGATCCCAAAttcattgttttcaattttgttaatttgataaccaaagttttgatttttattaagaGAGGAATGAGGATATAATTTCCATACGTCTGCAAATCAGAAATACAGTGTTGATAATATGACATGCACTACCATCTGacctctttatttgttttcttgtgatttcgtttgtttttttttgttttgtgtccTTTTGATTATATGCAATCAATGATGAAACTATGTCCAAATTGAATGATTATTCAATGATTATCAAAATCACTAGATCACCATCTTTCGACTGAGATTGCTGTTTTAAtccttttgtgttgtttgtgtgatGATTTGCCTATGGTATCTGATGTCCAAAGTTGATTAAATTGTGTTTGGACATTTCGTTTTTTCTTAGGCAGAAAGTGAAATCAGGCTTTGCGACACTGTTAGCTTCTTTTTACCATAAGCTACCTGTTACTTTAATACCTgtttacatcttttttttttttttatcaatcttctgttttttgcttttctaaATCATTCTTGTATTGTTCGTtatcatcttttgttttatcGTCTACTTATGCAGGTGTTCCTTCGCTTGGTTCTCTTGGTGTGGAAGTGGCTTTTCAAGTGGATGATCTGATTGATTACTATGGAGAACTTGTTCAATCTCTTCAAAGAATTGTAGTTGCTTGTTTGTACATAACTGAATTTGATAATGAAATTTGTCAATTTTGAATTATAATGTATCCCAaccatagcaaaaaaaaaaacagagaccaGGTCCATAATGTATCCCAACTTGTTCACAATGGGATGGTAAGATAATTCCAGAGTAAAGAAACCAGTTGTGTGTAAAGGAGGGTGTGTCTCGGAGAAACTTAAACGGTTGTAACCCTAAGAAATTGCTGAGACGTTGTAGAGATTGTCACACCACCGAGAGCTCTTGTTGcagtgttcttcttcttcttctccttgtcaTCTCTGTTTCGAAGATGATGAAATCATTACCACCCATGTCGATTGAGCTCATCCTGGAGATAATCTCGAGATTGCCTGGAGATGCAGTCGCGAGGTTTCGTTGCGTGTCGAAGCAATGGGCATCAACGCTCGCTACTCCGTATTTCAAAGAGCTGTTCATGAACAAGTCCTCGTCTAAGCCGCGGCTCTTATTCGCCATCGCAGACGACGGAAACCCCAAAGGCCGTGGCGAGTGGTGCTTCTTCTCCTCGCCTCAGCTTGAGGATCCTTATGAGAAATCATCCTCCTCGGCTCTTGTATCAGCCGCCGAGTTTCACGTGAAGAAGTTCTCTCCAAAGGATATAAATATCCATCATTACAGTAACATCATGCACTTCTCATGTGTCTACAACTCTGGCTTGATCTATTTCCATGGTTGTCGATACCAAGGTAAACCTGTCATCTGTAACCCAAACACTGGACGGTACGCGGTCTTACCTAAGCGGTATACTTACAGAAAAGCCTAtagcttttttggttttgatccgATTGGGAAGCAGTACAAGGTATTGTACATGGCTTACGCAACTGGTCCTGGTGATCATGCCCTTCTTACGTTTGGAGCGCCTGCAGATATGAGGTGGAGAAAGATCGAATGTTCCACAATACATGAGATTCAAAGCGATGGGGTTTGCATCAACGGTGTTGTGTACTACTTAGGTAACACCAAAGATCCTTGGGATGATGATGCTCATGATGATTATGTGATTGTTTGCTTTGATTTGAGGTCTGAAAAGTTCAGCTTCATTCACGTTGAAAGGTTTTGTCGATTGATCAACTTTATGGGCAAGTTAGCTTTGATTTACTGGGAGGATGATTTCGACATTTATGAGGCTGTTAATTATGAGTTTAATATCGACAAGTATTTGGATGATCATCTCGTCGCTGATGTCAATAAGGAGTTGCATGtgtgggttctagaggatgTAGCGAAACAGGATTTGTCCAAACACAACTACACTTGGAGTACTGATAACATCTTCTTCCGTCGTCACGTTTCCATTGCTGGAGTGACCGCTTCTGGTGAGATTGTGTTTGCCATGCGCAAGTATACATCTGGCCAaccgttttatgttttctacttcaGTCCCGAGAGGAACACTCTCCAGCGTGTTGAAGTCCAAGGTTTTGGTGAAGGGTTTAAGAATCCTTGCAGCGTTCGCACCTTTGTGAACCACGTTGAGGATCTTCATGTTAACGATTTAGAGCTACTCAAGTGATTCCATGCTCCATTCGGGGATACAGAATAGTTAGATTCGAGAAGGGACAAGTGGAAGAAGATAGGGATGATTCATTGGATGATTGGAGTTTGGTGAAAGCAGTGAGCATGTCATTCTGTGCTCTTTATCTGGGCGTTTCTTTTAAGTACTATTGTAATAAATCAAGTCGGATCATGGCTTCCTGGCCATCTTGATTAGCTTCTTTGTGTTCATCTTTTAAGATGCAGAAAAAGTAGAACCCTAAATTTGCAGAAACTTCAATGGTTGTTAATAGCTCTCTCTGTAAATGAGTGAAAACGTTTCATCAAGTTAATAATCTTTGTAGAATAATTGTAAATTTCTTTAGTGGATAGAGATTGCTTTTGTTTCTACTAAATCTTAGTAATGTTGTCTATTCTCTACTCATTTTGTCAGTTCAAATCATAAGAACATCTCTTGTTGAGTCTTGTTTGCCTTTAACAGAGATGCATATGAACATTCGATGAATCATAGTGAATGAACTTTTAGCAGATAgatcattttttgtttaaatggCTTGAAGATTTCAGAGATTTATATGAAACTGTCAGAACAAGTGACTTTTGAGGTTAGATGAAGTCTCCATTTAAATGGAAGTTGAGTTTGTATTATGATTAGACAAGAGACAaactaaaagataaaacaaaacaatagtttGTATTTCTGAATTGATCTATCTAATCTACTATAAACTATGCTAAACCATATAAATTTACTAAACTCTAAAATACAAGCAGTTGTTGAGTAATACTACTCTGTTGTTCATGTGGTTGGAAAGAGCATCTAGCATTAGAGATTGACATTAACAGAGCCTTTTCTGTATCTCCATCCATTCGTCTTTGGATCAGTTTGATGAGATACTCCAAGAAAACCGAATCAAATGGCAATGTGATTGGTCCTTCCGTCGGCAGACCAAACTCTTCTTCAGATATTCTCAAGAGCTCTTGGAGAACAGGGTTGTTCAGGTAACTTATTGGAAATGCAAACCGGATTTTATCTGCCGTGTAAACCACGAAACATCCCTTTTCTGCAGCAGTTGAGTTGTTAGAAGCCCTTGACCTCTGAAATGAGATTCTTTTTCTGCTTAAGGCTGCTCTTTGATGCCATTTCTTGGCCATCTTCAAGAGCTTCTTTGcgtttatcatcattttcaggTAAGAGATTTAGATCCAAAGTAATATggataaagaaagagaaaaggttTGTAAGTTTTGTTTGTAGAGGTCTCTGAATGAAAGttatgatgattgatgaagtaTACCATATGCTTCTTTCATCATTATATAGGAGAAAGTATTAGGATTAGATAGGCTTTGTGAGAAGCTCTTGAGCAACCTAAACAGACACAACACATGCTTATGTTTCTAATCTATGTGATCATAAGGGTCCCCAAGTTGGTAATCAATTATGTCTGCAACTCAACTTGTGGAGTGTGGACTAAACAACTTATTGTGAGAAGACATGATCATGTGGGTATGAATCTTATAGGTTACACACACACTAGAGAAGCCAAAAATGCCAATTCATCCTTCTGTACAGCTTTTGTTTCGTAGCATAAGGGTCCCTAATTGGTTAGTGGTCCATCAGCTAAATCAAATGTGAGTCACACAAAAGATAGATCAAGAATTATTCAGGGGACAACAAATCTTTTGGTGAAATCAAGGACATCAAATCTGGTTAGAATTAATGATCCAATAGAAAGATACAAAGAAAGACATGTGCTAGCAAAGATGAAGAGCATGCAGGTCCTTAGATTATACGGCCAGGAAAAAAGACAGTGAATCAACTATTCCTGCCAAATTTTCACATTTCCTTTGAGAAAGATTAAGCTTAGATCATACAAACATCTTTTGTTGGTACTACCAGTACTTATCCAGTCTTGTATAACTTCTAAGAGATTCATAAGGACAATTGATGAATTGACATGAATGCAAGTTGTAGTCACTGCACCATTTGTTTTGACAAGAGTTTCAGAGCATAATAGTTTGAGTGAACTGTCACAACAAGTCAACAAGTGGTGttaagtttaatcttatttttagttgtttacaatgaagaattgaagattgattttgatgagattatctaaaagagaaacataagtCATAGTTTGTATTTCTGAAATAATCTGTCTAATCTAATACAGTAGAATCTTTACAGACACAAGACAATTGCTACACTCTAATTCTCTAAAATACAAGCAATTGTTGACTATTCTGTTCATGTTGTTGCAAAGAACATCTAGCACTAGAGATTGACATTAATAAAGCCTTTTCGGTGTCTCCGTCTATTCGCCTTtggatcaaattgatgagataCTCCAAGAAAACTGAATCGAATGGCAATGTGATTGGTCCATCGGTGGAGAGACCAAACTCTTCTTCAGATATCTTCAAGAGCTCTTGGAAAACAGAGTTTCTCAGGTAACTTATTGGAAACGCAAAGCAGATATTATCAGATGTGTAAACCACAAAACAGCCTTTCTCTGCAGCAGTTGACCTGCTAGTAGTAGAAATTGATCTCTGAAATGAGATTCTTTTCCTGCTTAAGGCTGCTCTTTGTTGCCATTTCTTGGCCATCTTCATGAGCTTCTTTGTGTTCA
Coding sequences within:
- the LOC104741538 gene encoding auxin-responsive protein SAUR66-like isoform X2 encodes the protein MMNTKKLMKMAKKWQQRAALSRKRISFQRSISTTSRSTAAEKGCFVVYTSDNICFAFPISYLRNSVFQELLKISEEEFGLSTDGPITLPFDSVFLEYLINLIQRRIDGDTEKALLMSISSARCSLQQHEQNSQQLLVF
- the LOC104741536 gene encoding auxin-responsive protein SAUR63-like; this translates as MMINAKKLLKMAKKWHQRAALSRKRISFQRSRASNNSTAAEKGCFVVYTADKIRFAFPISYLNNPVLQELLRISEEEFGLPTEGPITLPFDSVFLEYLIKLIQRRMDGDTEKALLMSISNARCSFQPHEQQSSITQQLLVF
- the LOC104741535 gene encoding F-box protein At2g16450-like; translated protein: MMKSLPPMSIELILEIISRLPGDAVARFRCVSKQWASTLATPYFKELFMNKSSSKPRLLFAIADDGNPKGRGEWCFFSSPQLEDPYEKSSSSALVSAAEFHVKKFSPKDINIHHYSNIMHFSCVYNSGLIYFHGCRYQGKPVICNPNTGRYAVLPKRYTYRKAYSFFGFDPIGKQYKVLYMAYATGPGDHALLTFGAPADMRWRKIECSTIHEIQSDGVCINGVVYYLGNTKDPWDDDAHDDYVIVCFDLRSEKFSFIHVERFCRLINFMGKLALIYWEDDFDIYEAVNYEFNIDKYLDDHLVADVNKELHVWVLEDVAKQDLSKHNYTWSTDNIFFRRHVSIAGVTASGEIVFAMRKYTSGQPFYVFYFSPERNTLQRVEVQGFGEGFKNPCSVRTFVNHVEDLHVNDLELLK